In a single window of the Luteolibacter yonseiensis genome:
- the coaD gene encoding pantetheine-phosphate adenylyltransferase has translation MRTAVYAGSFDPPTNGHLWMIERGLEMFDRLIVAIGNNPAKSYSFTVEERLELLRASTGCPERLEIAHFDNRYLVDYAKKMDASYVLRGIRSPNDYEYERVMRHINADMAPEITTVFLMPPRDIAEVSSNMIKGLTGPRGWEDTVRRYVPKAVFEALAARGGAM, from the coding sequence ATGCGCACCGCGGTTTATGCCGGTTCTTTTGATCCCCCTACGAACGGACATCTCTGGATGATCGAGCGGGGCTTGGAAATGTTCGACCGCCTGATCGTGGCGATCGGGAACAACCCGGCGAAATCGTATTCATTCACGGTGGAGGAACGCCTGGAGCTGCTGCGTGCCTCGACGGGATGCCCTGAACGTTTGGAAATCGCCCATTTCGACAACCGCTATCTGGTGGATTATGCGAAGAAGATGGATGCCAGCTACGTCCTGCGGGGCATCCGCTCGCCGAACGACTACGAGTATGAGCGGGTGATGCGCCACATCAACGCGGACATGGCACCGGAAATCACGACGGTCTTCCTGATGCCGCCACGGGACATCGCGGAGGTTTCATCAAACATGATCAAAGGCCTCACCGGGCCACGCGGCTGGGAGGACACGGTGCGGCGTTACGTGCCGAAGGCGGTCTTCGAAGCGTTGGCGGCCCGCGGGGGAGCGATGTGA
- the mscL gene encoding large conductance mechanosensitive channel protein MscL has product MLIQDFKAFAFKGNLIDMAVGIIIGGAFGTVVKSLVDNVFMPPLGILTGRVNFSAKFISLDNKPYDSLTKAKEAGAPVIAYGQFITDLISFVILAFAVFIVTKKVIGALRTHHETAAAAPALTTDQKLLTEIRDCLKAGHPGNGTTGDTATLS; this is encoded by the coding sequence ATGCTCATCCAAGACTTCAAGGCATTCGCCTTCAAGGGCAACCTCATCGACATGGCCGTCGGCATCATCATCGGCGGCGCGTTCGGGACGGTGGTGAAATCCCTGGTGGACAATGTTTTCATGCCGCCTCTCGGAATCCTGACAGGCAGGGTGAATTTCAGCGCGAAATTCATCTCGCTGGACAACAAGCCATACGACAGCCTCACAAAAGCGAAGGAAGCGGGCGCGCCCGTGATCGCCTACGGCCAGTTCATCACGGATCTGATTTCCTTCGTCATTCTCGCGTTCGCGGTTTTCATCGTGACCAAGAAGGTCATCGGCGCGCTGAGAACGCACCACGAAACCGCCGCAGCCGCGCCCGCCCTCACGACCGACCAGAAGCTTCTCACCGAGATCCGCGACTGCCTGAAAGCGGGCCACCCCGGAAACGGAACCACAGGCGATACCGCAACCCTTTCATGA
- a CDS encoding DUF3341 domain-containing protein — protein MSHKSIYAIAISEGQANQILDSLVNAGFSTNDISVLFPDKDSTHQFAHEKHTKAPEGAVVGASAGGVVGGTLGLLAGIGALAIPGVGPLIAAGPLLAALSGVAAGATAGGVAGALVGLGTPEIEAKRYENRIAEGNLLISVHAENSDEVEKAKDVLKNAGAEDISVASLGEAPTVGK, from the coding sequence ATGAGTCACAAATCCATCTACGCCATCGCCATTTCCGAAGGACAGGCCAACCAGATCCTCGACAGCCTCGTCAACGCGGGCTTCTCCACCAACGACATCTCCGTCCTGTTTCCGGACAAGGATTCCACCCACCAGTTCGCCCATGAAAAGCACACGAAGGCACCGGAAGGCGCGGTGGTGGGAGCAAGCGCGGGAGGAGTTGTAGGCGGCACACTCGGCCTGCTCGCCGGAATCGGCGCGCTTGCCATCCCGGGAGTGGGTCCGCTCATCGCGGCAGGTCCCTTGTTGGCAGCGCTAAGCGGCGTGGCTGCGGGCGCGACCGCAGGAGGTGTGGCCGGCGCGCTTGTCGGGCTCGGCACTCCTGAAATCGAGGCAAAGCGCTATGAAAACCGCATCGCGGAAGGCAATCTCCTGATCTCGGTGCACGCCGAAAATTCGGACGAGGTCGAAAAAGCGAAAGACGTTCTCAAGAACGCCGGAGCGGAAGACATCTCCGTCGCCTCGCTTGGCGAGGCCCCCACGGTCGGCAAATAA
- a CDS encoding PRC-barrel domain-containing protein produces the protein MKTTHRTLWISLIPLLSPMTASAEPEAKPDKVTNHLTAAKPIGSAWRASEVIGTSVKNANDETIGEVKDLAIDFKNGEILAVIVSSGGFLGIADTLSSLPTSALRYDVDAKGFKTKLTKEQLQKAPQHKSGENPDYSDATVSQKLRDYRNAIGGDVTAEDNTAKNEVDSDGKTTTPIDQGNSEADIDTTKNIRSSVVDSDLSFNAKNIKIITKDGKVTLRGVVDSAAEHESVLKLVYRHVNEKHVDDSLTVK, from the coding sequence ATGAAGACGACCCATCGCACCCTTTGGATCTCCCTGATCCCCTTGCTCTCACCCATGACGGCTTCCGCGGAGCCGGAGGCGAAACCGGACAAGGTCACCAACCACCTCACCGCCGCCAAACCGATCGGCAGTGCCTGGCGCGCTTCGGAAGTCATCGGAACCTCCGTGAAAAACGCCAATGACGAGACCATCGGCGAGGTGAAGGATCTCGCCATCGATTTCAAAAACGGCGAGATCCTCGCGGTCATCGTCTCGTCCGGTGGCTTCCTCGGCATCGCGGACACCCTGAGTTCCCTGCCCACATCCGCCCTGCGCTATGATGTGGATGCCAAGGGCTTCAAGACAAAGCTCACCAAGGAGCAGTTGCAGAAGGCTCCGCAACACAAGTCCGGCGAAAACCCGGACTATTCGGACGCGACCGTTTCGCAGAAGCTCCGTGATTACCGCAACGCCATCGGCGGTGACGTGACCGCTGAAGACAACACCGCCAAAAACGAGGTGGACTCGGATGGAAAAACCACCACGCCCATCGACCAGGGCAACAGCGAGGCCGACATCGACACGACCAAGAACATCCGTTCGTCCGTGGTGGACTCGGACCTCTCGTTCAACGCCAAGAACATCAAGATCATCACCAAGGACGGAAAAGTCACCCTGCGGGGCGTCGTCGACTCGGCGGCCGAGCATGAGTCCGTGCTCAAGCTTGTTTACAGGCACGTGAACGAGAAACACGTCGATGATTCCCTCACCGTCAAATGA
- a CDS encoding discoidin domain-containing protein yields MNGKNRNFRGLCVGLGFLPVVCGHVVAEEKNHYLPYPAVENPKEGISWPKGQAIPIFPKPAPELDMVVVQDLSKDEQLTFSALQGLVNRKQPRIFLENARTEEGADTWPDTPTVGIAKRNRFPMSEKYDMVKKYAKEVAGVVLYDPAKSPHYRNLAGTVAGLHGALPVTQVVFDEMKKQGISLKVVEDLSGLAFTTPVEIYNHLYEKYWPKCEKRLIVSAKPHDQKGGGNYHHTRDIAIACGAAVVWLDTLIPEEKAVFEKFLGDMKAGEAVALGWYSTERSGVTTVSKFGIGTLPADFYINASVFAGTDHRIAIPPVPKMPELENKVYVAIFISDGDNIQYTQHAMRRIWDGTKSSRGKIPLNWTIAPGLVDIGPGIMNYYYGSATPNDCFVTGPSGMGYAMPANTLEEPGAPVGEYMTDAARAEGYARLTETYLQRSGLRVITIWDNAPPVLRAAYEKHGRSLYGATVQNFKDVPSVAGGLENDRLKFDKLVIPYAGSYEHIHGSMKREIGRWDGKAPLFLAYQVDIWNELKPDRILALHEEINREFKDKKTEFVRADHYFNLAYESGGQPFNLCMAPGTKVRSGDGSSVDAVTDGTPVTLWNSAAKGKQWLGFDFEKPYRISRCVIRHAGDNGMKPEFNTAAFTVQASLDGKSWKTVHTSKGNTANVSDIEFPKVDARYVKVNVVSAGFDGTARVADVEIYGSR; encoded by the coding sequence ATGAACGGAAAGAACAGGAATTTCAGGGGATTGTGCGTGGGGCTGGGTTTTCTCCCCGTGGTATGCGGCCATGTCGTGGCGGAGGAAAAAAACCACTACCTCCCGTATCCGGCGGTTGAGAATCCTAAGGAAGGGATTTCATGGCCGAAGGGGCAGGCGATCCCGATCTTTCCGAAACCGGCCCCGGAGCTGGACATGGTCGTGGTGCAGGATCTGTCGAAGGACGAGCAGCTCACGTTCTCCGCACTGCAAGGGCTGGTGAACAGGAAACAGCCGCGCATCTTTCTCGAGAACGCGCGCACGGAGGAAGGGGCCGACACATGGCCGGACACGCCGACGGTCGGCATCGCCAAGCGCAACCGCTTTCCCATGTCTGAGAAATATGACATGGTGAAAAAGTATGCGAAGGAGGTCGCGGGAGTGGTCCTCTATGACCCGGCGAAGAGTCCGCACTACCGGAATCTGGCCGGAACGGTCGCCGGATTGCACGGAGCGCTTCCGGTGACCCAGGTGGTGTTTGATGAGATGAAGAAACAGGGGATTTCCCTGAAAGTGGTGGAGGATCTCAGCGGACTGGCATTCACCACCCCGGTGGAAATCTACAATCATCTTTATGAGAAGTATTGGCCGAAGTGCGAGAAACGTCTGATCGTCAGCGCGAAGCCGCACGACCAGAAGGGCGGGGGGAACTACCATCACACGCGGGACATCGCCATCGCCTGCGGAGCGGCGGTGGTGTGGCTGGACACGCTCATCCCCGAGGAAAAGGCGGTTTTTGAGAAATTCCTCGGTGACATGAAGGCGGGCGAGGCCGTCGCGCTGGGTTGGTACTCCACCGAGCGCTCCGGCGTCACCACGGTCTCCAAGTTCGGCATCGGCACCCTGCCGGCGGATTTCTACATCAATGCCAGTGTGTTCGCAGGGACCGATCACCGCATCGCCATTCCTCCCGTGCCGAAGATGCCGGAGCTTGAGAACAAGGTATATGTCGCGATCTTCATCAGCGACGGCGACAACATCCAATACACCCAGCACGCCATGCGGCGGATCTGGGATGGCACGAAGTCGAGCCGGGGTAAAATCCCCCTGAACTGGACGATCGCCCCCGGGCTGGTGGACATCGGCCCCGGTATCATGAACTACTATTATGGTTCCGCGACGCCGAACGATTGTTTCGTCACGGGCCCCTCCGGGATGGGGTATGCCATGCCCGCGAACACCCTGGAGGAACCCGGCGCGCCCGTGGGCGAATACATGACGGACGCGGCGCGGGCCGAGGGGTATGCCCGCCTCACCGAGACCTATCTCCAGCGTTCCGGCCTGCGGGTGATCACCATCTGGGACAACGCCCCGCCGGTACTACGTGCGGCGTACGAGAAACATGGCCGCAGTCTCTACGGCGCGACGGTGCAGAATTTCAAGGACGTGCCGTCCGTGGCGGGCGGGCTTGAGAACGACCGTCTCAAGTTCGACAAACTGGTGATCCCCTACGCCGGCTCCTACGAACACATCCACGGCTCCATGAAGCGCGAGATCGGGCGCTGGGATGGAAAGGCACCGCTCTTCCTCGCCTATCAGGTGGACATCTGGAACGAGCTGAAGCCGGACCGGATCCTCGCCCTGCATGAAGAGATCAACCGCGAGTTCAAGGACAAGAAGACCGAGTTCGTGCGTGCGGACCATTACTTCAACCTCGCATACGAATCGGGCGGCCAGCCGTTCAACCTCTGCATGGCACCCGGGACGAAGGTGCGTTCGGGCGATGGCTCGTCCGTGGATGCCGTGACGGACGGCACCCCTGTCACGCTCTGGAACTCGGCCGCCAAGGGCAAGCAATGGTTGGGATTCGATTTCGAGAAACCCTACCGCATCAGCCGTTGCGTCATCCGCCATGCCGGTGACAACGGGATGAAACCTGAATTCAACACCGCCGCCTTCACCGTGCAGGCGAGCCTGGACGGCAAGTCATGGAAAACGGTCCACACCTCCAAGGGCAACACCGCGAATGTCTCGGACATCGAGTTTCCCAAGGTCGATGCCAGATATGTGAAGGTGAACGTCGTGAGTGCCGGATTCGACGGCACCGCGCGGGTCGCGGATGTGGAGATTTACGGCAGCCGGTGA
- a CDS encoding right-handed parallel beta-helix repeat-containing protein encodes MTLNEARKILGLGEKDDPGPALEKLSVARGQLAKMVDTAPNNGLAERYQAELDDFDKALTLVREHLDAAGLLPPPLPPEVLRQQKTVVPPPAKTVVLANAPSPPKVAGTIVALEAPHAPSGSPPRRRPYVIWSLVLLVAAGGGVGFHLQNKQVREKQRLARIEELDRKGTSLIENRRWQEAADAFAEIEKISPHSETARRGRLGIEEGMGEEQTQFIGYWTGQATAELEAGRFDEAASAARQVLAKYPDEAEASAILRKIDDARAGQVRSAAIAAARQALDERKWDGAVASANTILSTSPEDPDAKSILADALAGKQKAAADEAKALELLKLATARDNGQFDQQALDWLREAVSLAPGNVEIATRLEKLSSYIRTLRVPEDFATPDEAIAAAHDRDRIVLGASIWKGPLVVNAAIELQGAGFNDAIIECRPEDGSAITIGPGAKGARISGITFRHETFAVGTDRFSAALVRGGNAAFVDCRFTGASGHGLAVIEGGQANVSRSRFADNGWNGAAASGNGSSLEVRDCESLDNFEHGIETWDGAAATLVNNRCQGNSRNGIHTDNRNAAANIQGNQLIENREFGIVIDSAGSGKITGNTARANLLGGIVVRNAAGQLAVSENQATLNQGPGLVLEKDLQPSDYAKNSVTQNVGEQVIAGVDLSEKAENASEASPPPPPAQPAGEQEIPRAKAVIEE; translated from the coding sequence ATGACTCTGAACGAAGCCCGCAAGATACTCGGATTGGGGGAAAAGGACGATCCGGGACCGGCGTTGGAGAAACTCTCCGTCGCCCGGGGACAGCTCGCCAAGATGGTCGATACGGCCCCTAACAACGGACTTGCGGAGCGTTACCAGGCCGAACTGGACGATTTCGACAAAGCCCTCACTCTGGTCCGCGAGCATCTTGACGCTGCGGGTCTGCTCCCACCGCCGCTGCCCCCGGAAGTCCTCAGGCAGCAGAAAACGGTCGTGCCTCCGCCCGCGAAAACGGTGGTTCTCGCCAACGCGCCCTCCCCTCCGAAAGTGGCCGGAACAATCGTGGCCTTGGAAGCCCCCCACGCCCCCTCCGGCTCGCCTCCCCGTCGCAGACCCTATGTCATCTGGTCTTTGGTCCTGCTTGTGGCAGCCGGAGGCGGAGTGGGGTTCCACCTGCAAAACAAACAGGTCCGTGAGAAGCAACGCCTCGCCCGTATCGAGGAGCTTGACCGGAAAGGCACCTCTCTCATTGAAAACCGCCGCTGGCAGGAAGCGGCGGATGCGTTTGCGGAGATCGAAAAAATCTCGCCCCATTCCGAAACCGCCCGACGCGGCCGCCTCGGTATCGAGGAAGGCATGGGCGAGGAACAGACCCAGTTCATCGGCTATTGGACCGGCCAGGCCACCGCCGAACTTGAGGCGGGCCGCTTCGATGAGGCGGCCTCCGCCGCCCGCCAAGTGTTGGCGAAATACCCGGATGAGGCGGAGGCCTCCGCTATTTTGCGAAAAATCGACGACGCCCGTGCGGGACAGGTCCGTTCCGCCGCCATCGCCGCCGCCCGGCAGGCACTCGACGAGCGGAAATGGGATGGCGCGGTTGCATCCGCAAATACGATCCTGTCCACCTCCCCCGAAGATCCGGATGCCAAATCCATCCTCGCCGATGCCCTCGCCGGGAAGCAAAAAGCCGCCGCTGACGAGGCGAAGGCGCTGGAACTCCTGAAACTCGCCACCGCCCGCGACAACGGCCAGTTCGACCAACAGGCGCTCGATTGGCTCCGCGAGGCGGTTTCGCTCGCTCCCGGAAATGTCGAAATCGCCACCCGTCTCGAAAAACTTTCCAGCTACATCCGCACCCTTCGTGTTCCCGAAGATTTCGCCACACCTGACGAGGCCATCGCCGCAGCTCATGACCGCGACCGAATCGTGCTGGGGGCATCCATCTGGAAGGGACCGCTCGTCGTGAACGCCGCCATCGAACTTCAGGGAGCGGGGTTCAACGACGCCATCATCGAATGCCGCCCGGAAGACGGCAGCGCCATCACCATCGGCCCCGGAGCCAAGGGCGCGCGCATCAGTGGGATCACCTTCCGGCACGAAACCTTCGCGGTCGGCACGGATCGCTTCTCCGCCGCCCTTGTCCGTGGAGGAAACGCTGCCTTTGTCGATTGCCGGTTCACGGGTGCCAGCGGCCACGGCCTCGCCGTCATCGAGGGTGGACAGGCCAACGTGAGTCGCAGCCGCTTTGCCGACAATGGCTGGAACGGTGCCGCCGCCAGTGGAAACGGCAGCTCCCTCGAAGTGCGGGATTGCGAATCACTGGACAACTTCGAGCACGGCATCGAGACATGGGACGGAGCCGCGGCCACCCTCGTGAACAACCGCTGCCAGGGGAACAGCCGCAACGGCATCCACACCGACAACCGGAACGCCGCCGCCAATATCCAGGGAAACCAGCTCATCGAGAACCGGGAGTTCGGCATCGTCATCGACAGCGCCGGATCCGGAAAAATCACCGGCAACACCGCCCGGGCTAACCTGCTCGGCGGCATCGTCGTCCGCAACGCCGCCGGCCAGCTCGCCGTCAGCGAAAACCAGGCCACCCTCAACCAAGGCCCCGGCCTGGTTTTGGAAAAAGATCTCCAGCCCTCCGACTACGCGAAGAACTCCGTCACCCAGAACGTGGGCGAACAGGTCATCGCGGGGGTCGATCTATCCGAGAAAGCCGAAAACGCTTCGGAGGCCTCCCCCCCACCTCCTCCCGCCCAACCTGCCGGGGAGCAAGAAATTCCCCGCGCGAAGGCTGTCATTGAGGAGTGA